In the Sus scrofa isolate TJ Tabasco breed Duroc chromosome 7, Sscrofa11.1, whole genome shotgun sequence genome, one interval contains:
- the LOC100526118 gene encoding glutathione S-transferase A1-like has product MAGKPKLHYFDGRGRAEVIRWLLASAGVEFEEKFVDTLEDLEKLRNDGSLMFQQVPMIEIDGMKLVQTRAILNYIATKYDLCGKDIKERAAVDMYTEGIADIGEMIMLLPICPPDEKDAKMALIKERVSNHYLPAFEKVLKSHGQDYLVGNKLSRADIQLVELLYYVEELDPSLLANFPLLKALKTRVSNLPTVKKFLQPGSQRKPPTDEESLEKARRIFKFK; this is encoded by the exons ATGGCGGGGAAGCCCAAGCTTCACTACTTCGATGGACGAGGCAGGGCAGAGGTTATCCGGTGGCTTCTGGCTTCAGCTGGAGTGGAG TTCGAAGAGAAATTTGTAGATACTCTAGAAGATTTGGAAAAGTTAAGAAATG atGGGAGTTTGATGTTCCAGCAAGTGCCAATGATTGAAATTGATGGCATGAAGTTGGTCCAGACCAGAGCCATTCTCAACTATATCGCTACCAAATATGATCTCTGTGGGAAAGACATAAAAGAGAGAGCTGC AGTTGATATGTACACAGAAGGTATAGCAGATATAGGTGAAATGATCATGCTTTTGCCAATATGCCCACCTGATGAAAAAGATGCTAAGATGGCCTTGATCAAAGAAAGAGTAAGCAACCATTATCTTCCTGCATTTGAAAAA GTGTTGAAGAGCCATGGACAAGACTACCTTGTGGGCAACAAGCTGAGCAGGGCTGACATCCAGCTGGTTGAACTTCTCTACTACGTGGAAGAGCTGGACCCCAGCCTGCTGGCCAACTTCCCTCTGCTGAAG GCCCTGAAAACCAGAGTCAGCAACCTCCCCACCGTGAAGAAGTTTCTGCAGCCTGGCAGCCAGAGGAAGCCTCCCACTGATGAGGAAAGTTTAGAAAAAGCAAGGAGGATTTTCAAGTTTAAATAA